The Bernardetia sp. ABR2-2B DNA window TAAAAGGAATGCCTCTTAATGGTGGCAGAAACATCCAACAACCTTCTCCTCAACAAACAAGATGGACACAATTTTTGCAGAAAAAATATATAGAAGCTCTTCAAAATAAATCTTCTTTAATTGAGCTTACCAACAAAGAATTAAAAAAAGAACTAGGTTTTATTCCTAAAAAGTATAGAAATTCTAAGCAGAATAAAAATAATAACCCAACAAAAGAAGAAAGTAAAAATTTACCACTTTCATATTCTTCCATGATTACTCTTCTAACTCCCTCCTCTGAGGCAATTGAGGAAGGAAATTATAAAATAGTTCATAAGGGAACAAATGGTTCTTCTGCTGTTACTCTACTAGGACGTTTTTGTCATGCAGATGCTCAAACAAATGAGTATGCTTTGGAGTGTATCAAGCAAGAAGAAGAACTATCAGATAAAATTTTTGCAGAAATTGTACATCTTCCTGAAGCTAGAGTAGGTAATGTGATTGCTCGTCCACAACTTAGAAAGTATGAAATTCCGATTGGAGTACGAACAGCCGAAAATGCAAATTCTATTACCTTAGATGATATTAGAGTTTCAGTTAGCAATGGAGAAATAAAATTACGTTCTATTAAGTATAACAAAGAAATTATTCCTAGAATGAGTAATGCTCATAATTATAGTATGACAGAAATTCCTGCTTATCACTTTTTGTGTACATTACAAAATCAAGATGTAATTGGTAGTTTAATGTTTAGTTGGAATCAGTTAGCAAATGAATCTTATTTGCCTAGAGTGGAATATGAGAAAGTTATTTTAAGTCCTCAAAAATGGATTATTTCTCTCAAAGAGACTAAAATAGATAAAAATGTCAGTACAGAAAAAGCTTTAGAAAAACTGAGAGTTTATTTTCAAGACAGAAGCATTCCTAATCGTCTTACTTTTGGGCAAGGAGACAATATCTTGCCTTTATTCGTTGATAATGATATTAATTTAATTCTTTTTTGGCAACAGTTAAAGAAAATGCAGCAAGTATCTATTAGTGAAATGCTCTATAATGAAGATAATTTATTTATAAAAGATGAGGAAGGAAATGGTTATACCAATGAATTTATTATTCCTCACTTATTACCTTCAACAAAGTCTGAAAGTAACTCCATATTTAATACTACTACAAATTTAGAAGCTACATTACAAAGAGAATATACTATTGGCTCTGAATGGATTTATTTCAAAATTTATTGTGGAGTAAGTACAGCAGATGAATTGTTATTACAAAGATTGTTTCCTTTAGCTGCACAATTAAAACAAGCAAATATAATTACAGAGTGGTTTTTTATTCGTTATGGCGATCCAGATCATCATTTACGTATTCGTTTTAAAGGAAAAAATGATTTTTACAAAACAGTAATTGAGAGTTTATATAAAAACCTAAATGAGTTAGTAGAAAATAAATCAGTTTGGAATATTCAAATAGATACTTACAAAAGAGAAATTGAAAGATATGGCTCTAAAAACATGATAAATAGTGAGTCTTTATTTCATAAAGAAAGCGAACTAATTTGTAGTATTTTACAAAACATAAATGAAGATGATGATTTGAGATGGAAATTAGCCTTTTTAGGTGTGGATAATTTACTTACTAATTTTGAATTAGAAATTGACCACAAAAAACGTTTGATGGAAGTTTTATCAGAAAGTTTTCACAAAGAATTTGGTTTAGAAAATGTGCATGACACAAAGATTTTATCTAAAAGTTATAGAGAAAAAAGACAAACGATTGAAGAAATTATAGAAAATCCTGCTATTTATCCAGCATACAAAGAATTATTTACTCGTCATTCATTATCTATAAAAGAAAGTGTAGATAAAGTTATTGCACTAGCTAAAAATGATGAATTAGAAATGAGCTTATCTAATTTGATAGCCAGTTATATACATATGTTTTTGAATAGATATTTTAGAGCCAACCAAAGAAAACACGAATGTATAATTTATTATATGCTGTTTCAATACTATCGATCTGCCGAAGCAAAAAATAAAGTAGCTCTTTTAGTTGATTAAAAATGGGTTAAAATGAATCAAAGAAAGAAAAATTAGCTTAGTTTTACGCATAGAATTAAACAAATCTAATTCATTAGCTGTTTTTTAGGTAACTTTTTATTTGTACTATAAAATAAATAGTTTAAAAAACGCTCATTCATTTTCATTTAATCAATACAAAAAGTGATTACAGTAAAAAATATAGAAAAAGCTTTTAACGGAAAAGAAATCTTGAAAGGAATTAGTGCCGAATTCAAACAAGGCGTTACTAATCTAATCATTGGCTCAAGTGGAACAGGAAAAAGTGTTCTTTTAAAGTGTACAGTCGGACTGATAAAACCAGATAAAGGTTCTATTTTTTATGATGGAAAGGATTTGTATGAATCAGATAGAGAACAACAAAGAGCCATAAGAGAAGAAATAGGAATGCTTTTTCAAGGAAGTGCGCTCTTTGATTCGATGACGGTAGAACAAAACGTACGTTTCCCTTTAGATATGCGTAGTAGAGGAATGAGCGATGCTGACAAATTAGAACGTGTTAATTTTTGCTTAAAAAGAGTAGGGTTAGAAGGTTCAAACGATAAAAAACCTGCTGAAATTAGTGGTGGAATGATGAAACGTGTAGGTATTGCTAGAGCGATTGTTATGAATCCAAAATATCTTTTTTGTGATGAACCCAACTCTGGACTTGATCCACAGACGTCCATTATGATTGATAATTTGATTTTAGAAATTACAGAAGAGTATAACATGACAACTATCGTAGTAACTCATGATATGAATTCGGTAATGGAAATTGGTAAAAATATCGTCTTTTTAAGTAAAGGTCATAAAGAATGGGAAGGAACAAAAGAACAAATCGTACATTCAGATGTAGAATCTTTGAATGATTTTGTATTCTCCAACTCACTAATGGTAGCCTACAAAAAAAGTGAAGAAGAAAGAGCAAACCGATAATTTATTTCTATCTTAGAGTATTCTCAAGATAATCTCAATAGACGATAAAGACTCTCAACATAATATTTTTCTAATGCTATGAAAAATTATACTTTCCTTTCTATCTCAATTTTGTTATTTGTAGTATTACTTTCTGCTTGTAATTCTTCTTCCAAATCAATTAGTCAGAATAAAGAGGATTCTACCAAAG harbors:
- a CDS encoding lantibiotic dehydratase yields the protein MNYFFLRSPLSPLFSEKPADELAIFLSSPNFQNTVKEYEEGKLKDKKVEKFSLSKAKYDLRSRFRCTPFGTFAGISAGKLASKNEGFVHQGIKKYHLSLDMSVLGAWIDKLHQIQEFLEVLTFYPNNTLYQFGEDKRYIESYFEGEKARKYAISNIEWNEYLEQIIEFAKKGKKVTEIAEQLVDEDISLEEAKEFVLEIIEAQILVSDIALKITGEPFEDILRDKIGFYLENNPQLQHIEKYSFIKESFSLLSELKEYYQKNQPKSTELLAFSQKIKNLGIPFKLSSLFQMDTVLQLENPSLHYSIKEELEKAIDLLKHVHSYKEISTLTSFKEAFSARYESAEVPLMQVLDPEIGLGFPLRSQSNNDNAPLLKGMPLNGGRNIQQPSPQQTRWTQFLQKKYIEALQNKSSLIELTNKELKKELGFIPKKYRNSKQNKNNNPTKEESKNLPLSYSSMITLLTPSSEAIEEGNYKIVHKGTNGSSAVTLLGRFCHADAQTNEYALECIKQEEELSDKIFAEIVHLPEARVGNVIARPQLRKYEIPIGVRTAENANSITLDDIRVSVSNGEIKLRSIKYNKEIIPRMSNAHNYSMTEIPAYHFLCTLQNQDVIGSLMFSWNQLANESYLPRVEYEKVILSPQKWIISLKETKIDKNVSTEKALEKLRVYFQDRSIPNRLTFGQGDNILPLFVDNDINLILFWQQLKKMQQVSISEMLYNEDNLFIKDEEGNGYTNEFIIPHLLPSTKSESNSIFNTTTNLEATLQREYTIGSEWIYFKIYCGVSTADELLLQRLFPLAAQLKQANIITEWFFIRYGDPDHHLRIRFKGKNDFYKTVIESLYKNLNELVENKSVWNIQIDTYKREIERYGSKNMINSESLFHKESELICSILQNINEDDDLRWKLAFLGVDNLLTNFELEIDHKKRLMEVLSESFHKEFGLENVHDTKILSKSYREKRQTIEEIIENPAIYPAYKELFTRHSLSIKESVDKVIALAKNDELEMSLSNLIASYIHMFLNRYFRANQRKHECIIYYMLFQYYRSAEAKNKVALLVD
- a CDS encoding ATP-binding cassette domain-containing protein, encoding MITVKNIEKAFNGKEILKGISAEFKQGVTNLIIGSSGTGKSVLLKCTVGLIKPDKGSIFYDGKDLYESDREQQRAIREEIGMLFQGSALFDSMTVEQNVRFPLDMRSRGMSDADKLERVNFCLKRVGLEGSNDKKPAEISGGMMKRVGIARAIVMNPKYLFCDEPNSGLDPQTSIMIDNLILEITEEYNMTTIVVTHDMNSVMEIGKNIVFLSKGHKEWEGTKEQIVHSDVESLNDFVFSNSLMVAYKKSEEERANR